A window from Primulina huaijiensis isolate GDHJ02 chromosome 13, ASM1229523v2, whole genome shotgun sequence encodes these proteins:
- the LOC140956370 gene encoding transcription initiation factor TFIID subunit 11 isoform X2: MNKSKDPFEIAFEEPEESPPDSPVGLDENESQTSLGHIRGDVNASANIHTSHASTSSAVTVAIGTAGPVGKPKEDDDDEEEENMDVELGKLSSSGDPDKVAKMQALLAKFTDEQMSRYESFRRSGFQKSNMKRLLTSLTGSAKISVPMTIVVSGIAKMFVGELIETARMVMSERKETGPIRPCHIREAYRRLKLEGKIPKRSVPRLFR; this comes from the exons ATGAACAAATCAAAGGATCCATTTGAGATTGCTTTTGAGGAACCAGAGGAATCACCACCAGATTCCCCTGTTGGTCTTGATGAGAATGAATCACAAACTTCATTGGGTCACATTCGTGGAGATGTTAATGCCAGTGCTAATATTCATACCTCACACGCGTCAACATCTTCAGCTGTAACAGTAGCCATAGGCACTGCCGGTCCAGTTGGAAAACCTAAGGAAGACGAtgatgatgaggaagaagaGAACATGGACGTTGAGCTCGGAAAGCTGTCATCTAGTGGCGATCCTGATAAAGTGGCTAAGATGCA GGCTCTTTTAGCTAAGTTTACGGATGAGCAAATGAGTCGGTACGAGTCATTTAGAAGATCTGGATTTCAGAAATCTAATATGAAACGG CTGCTAACAAGCTTAACTGGAAGTGCAAAAATTTCAGTACCCATGACTATTGTTGTATCTGGAATAGCAAAAATGTTTGTTGGGGAGCTTATTGAAACAG CAAGAATGGTAATGTCAGAGAGAAAAGAGACCGGACCGATCAGGCCATGCCACATTAGAGAAGCATATAGAAGATTAAAACTCGAGGGCAAGATCCCAAAAAGATCAGTTCCAAGGCTTTTCCGATGA
- the LOC140956370 gene encoding transcription initiation factor TFIID subunit 11 isoform X1, which produces MLLARYATQLLATDMNKSKDPFEIAFEEPEESPPDSPVGLDENESQTSLGHIRGDVNASANIHTSHASTSSAVTVAIGTAGPVGKPKEDDDDEEEENMDVELGKLSSSGDPDKVAKMQALLAKFTDEQMSRYESFRRSGFQKSNMKRLLTSLTGSAKISVPMTIVVSGIAKMFVGELIETARMVMSERKETGPIRPCHIREAYRRLKLEGKIPKRSVPRLFR; this is translated from the exons ATGCTGTTAGCCCGATATGCAACTCAACTGTTG GCCACTGACATGAACAAATCAAAGGATCCATTTGAGATTGCTTTTGAGGAACCAGAGGAATCACCACCAGATTCCCCTGTTGGTCTTGATGAGAATGAATCACAAACTTCATTGGGTCACATTCGTGGAGATGTTAATGCCAGTGCTAATATTCATACCTCACACGCGTCAACATCTTCAGCTGTAACAGTAGCCATAGGCACTGCCGGTCCAGTTGGAAAACCTAAGGAAGACGAtgatgatgaggaagaagaGAACATGGACGTTGAGCTCGGAAAGCTGTCATCTAGTGGCGATCCTGATAAAGTGGCTAAGATGCA GGCTCTTTTAGCTAAGTTTACGGATGAGCAAATGAGTCGGTACGAGTCATTTAGAAGATCTGGATTTCAGAAATCTAATATGAAACGG CTGCTAACAAGCTTAACTGGAAGTGCAAAAATTTCAGTACCCATGACTATTGTTGTATCTGGAATAGCAAAAATGTTTGTTGGGGAGCTTATTGAAACAG CAAGAATGGTAATGTCAGAGAGAAAAGAGACCGGACCGATCAGGCCATGCCACATTAGAGAAGCATATAGAAGATTAAAACTCGAGGGCAAGATCCCAAAAAGATCAGTTCCAAGGCTTTTCCGATGA
- the LOC140991670 gene encoding large ribosomal subunit protein eL42-like isoform X1 — translation MINRWMRVDLHVNVPKTKKTFCKSKECKKHTLHKVTQYKKGKDSLAVQGKRRYDRKQSGYGGQTKPVFHKKAKTTKKIVLRLQCQGCKHVSQHPIKRCKHFEIGGDKKGKGTSLF, via the exons ATGATTAATCGGTGGATGCGTGTTGATTTACAT GTGAACGTTCCTAAGACTAAGAAGACTTTCTGTAAGTCAAAGGAGTGCAAAAAGCACACCTTGCACAAGGTTACCCAGTACAAAAAGGGAAAAGATAGCTTGGCTGTTCAAGGGAAGCGCAGATATGATCGTAAGCAGTCAGGTTATGGTGGCCAGACCAAGCCTGTCTTCCACAAGAAG GCAAAAACAACTAAGAAGATTGTGCTGAGGCTACAATGCCAGGGTTGCAAACATGTTTCTCAGCATCCGATTAAG AGGTGCAAGCATTTTGAGATTGGTGGAGATAAGAAGGGGAAAGGAACTTCTCTCTTTTAA
- the LOC140991670 gene encoding large ribosomal subunit protein eL42-like isoform X2: MVNVPKTKKTFCKSKECKKHTLHKVTQYKKGKDSLAVQGKRRYDRKQSGYGGQTKPVFHKKAKTTKKIVLRLQCQGCKHVSQHPIKRCKHFEIGGDKKGKGTSLF; the protein is encoded by the exons ATG GTGAACGTTCCTAAGACTAAGAAGACTTTCTGTAAGTCAAAGGAGTGCAAAAAGCACACCTTGCACAAGGTTACCCAGTACAAAAAGGGAAAAGATAGCTTGGCTGTTCAAGGGAAGCGCAGATATGATCGTAAGCAGTCAGGTTATGGTGGCCAGACCAAGCCTGTCTTCCACAAGAAG GCAAAAACAACTAAGAAGATTGTGCTGAGGCTACAATGCCAGGGTTGCAAACATGTTTCTCAGCATCCGATTAAG AGGTGCAAGCATTTTGAGATTGGTGGAGATAAGAAGGGGAAAGGAACTTCTCTCTTTTAA
- the LOC140956390 gene encoding cysteine desulfurase 1, chloroplastic, with protein sequence MPMVITMEAVVSLRTMKPSLHRTNRTFRTVPLASVASPTTDPKLGPESLGHRTRPDFPILHQELNGKRLVYLDNAATSQKPTHVLKALQNYYEGYNSNVHRGIHYLSAKATDEYELARAKIANFLNAGDCREIVFTRNATEAINLVAYTWGLANLKQGDEVVLTVAEHHSAIVPWQFVAQKTGAVLRFVSLTEDEVPDVEKLREMLSRRTKLLVVHHVSNVLASVLPIDQVVSWAHDVGAKVLVDACQSVPHMVVDVRSLDADFLVASSHKMCGPTGIGFLYGKSNLLYAMPPFLGGGEMISDVYLDHSTYAEPPSRFEAGTPAIGEAIGLGAAIDYLSGIGMQNIHDYEVELAGYLYDSLHSVPNVRVYGPAPSKSNYRAALCSFNVEDVHPTDIATFLDQQHSVAIRSGHHCAQPLHRYLGVNASARASLHFYNTKEDVDDFIRALTDTINFFASFK encoded by the exons ATGCCGATGGTAATAACAATGGAAGCCGTAGTCTCTCTTCGAACGATGAAACCTAGCCTACATCGTACGAACCGCACCTTCCGCACAGTACCCTTAGCTTCGGTCGCCTCTCCTACTACTGACCCAAAACTCGGGCCCGAGTCCCTCGGGCACCGCACCCGCCCCGATTTCCCCATTCTTCACCAG GAGTTGAACGGGAAAAGGCTTGTGTATTTGGACAACGCCGCCACGTCGCAGAAGCCGACGCATGTCTTGAAGGCTTTGCAGAACTATTACGAAGGTTATAATTCGAATGTTCATCGAGGAATTCATTATTTAAG TGCAAAAGCTACGGATGAATATGAATTAGCAAGGGCAAAGATAgcaaattttttaaatgctGGTGATTGTAGAGAGATTGTGTTTACAAGAAATGCTACGGAGGCCATAAATTTAGTGGCTTACACTTGGGGCCTTGCGAATTTGAAGCAGGGAGACGAG GTTGTACTTACAGTTGCAGAACATCACAGTGCTATTGTACCTTGGCAATTTGTTGCTCAAAAGACTGGTGCAGTTTTAAGATTTGTGAGTTTAACAGAAGATGAAGTTCCGGATGTAGAAAAACTAAGGGAAATGCTTTCTAGGAGGACAAAGCTCCTCGTTGTCCACCATGTCTCAAACGTGCTAG CATCTGTTCTTCCGATTGATCAAGTTGTGAGTTGGGCACATGATGTTGGAGCGAAAGTTCTCGTTGACGCATGTCAAAGTGTTCCGCACATGGTGGTTGATGTGAGGAGCCTTGATGCTGATTTTTTAGTTGCTTCTTCTCATAAG ATGTGTGGACCTACAGGCATTGGATTTTTGTATGGTAAAAGCAATCTCTTGTATGCCATGCCTCCTTTCTTAG GTGGTGGTGAAATGATTTCAGATGTTTATTTAGATCACTCCACGTACGCTGAACCGCCGTCCAG GTTTGAGGCTGGGACTCCTGCTATTGGTGAAGCCATTGGATTAGGAGCTGCAATTGACTATTTATCTGGCATTGGAATGCAGAACATTCATGATTATGAG GTAGAGCTTGCAGGCTATCTGTATGATAGCTTACATTCGGTACCCAATGTTCGTGTCTATGGTCCAGCACCTTCAAAATCCAATTACAGAGCAGCACTTTGTTCTTTCAACGTGGAAGATGTTCACCCAACAGATATTGCCACTTTTCTTGATCAACAG CATAGTGTAGCTATTAGATCAGGTCACCATTGTGCTCAGCCCCTTCATCGCTATTTGGGAGTCAATGCAAGCGCACGGGCGAGTCTCCATTTCTACAACACTAAAGAGGATGTGGACGATTTTATTCGGGCTCTCACTGATACTATCAACTTTTTTGCATCTTTCAAGTAA